From Erigeron canadensis isolate Cc75 chromosome 8, C_canadensis_v1, whole genome shotgun sequence, one genomic window encodes:
- the LOC122610655 gene encoding galactoside 2-alpha-L-fucosyltransferase-like, which yields MFCFFPPRILVHGDGFQELSLQSNDNSCLSRFQSTLYRKESSHMPSSYLISKLRQYEALHKRCGPYTESYNRTIRKLESGNLTDESSSDCKYLVKIQSDGLGNRILSLASAFLYALLTNRVLLVYDDKGETADLFCEPFPDTSWLLPMDFPVRNQLRTMNKRNVENYGSMVKVSGDSPSQALSSGFVYHHLILGYDDNDKRFFCDQDQIFLQNVSWVIMKSHFYFAPALFFIESFEKELTALFPEKDTVFHFLGRYLFLPSNPTWDLITRYYETYLAKSDEKIGIQVRTFQPNIVATFYDATFTDQAVPDTVVSCSLDNGLLPKIETNESVTISQRNRKSIAVLLTSLTYRYFDKIRDAYWDHPTVNRDVIGIFQASSEGNQKTGDKMHNRKAWAEMYLLSLTDKLITSPWSTFGYVAQGLGGLRPWILHMPSNETVPNPACTQAGSMEPCFHFPPSHGCKEKSGIDSGALVPHVRHCEDLKKGLKLFEQKASY from the coding sequence atgttttgtttttttcccccCCGAATTTTAGTCCATGGAGACGGTTTCCAGGAATTATCTCTCCAGTCCAATGACAACTCTTGCCTTAGCAGATTTCAATCAACACTATATCGAAAAGAATCATCACATATGCCGTCGTCTTATCTCATTTCTAAATTACGCCAATATGAAGCACTTCACAAACGATGTGGACCATACACAGAATCCTATAATCGAACCATAAGAAAACTAGAGTCAGGTAACTTGACAGATGAATCCTCCTCAGATTGTAAATATCTAGTGAAAATACAATCTGATGGATTAGGGAATAGAATCCTGAGTCTAGCGTCGGCTTTTCTTTATGCCCTTCTCACAAACCGAGTACTTTTAGTCTATGATGATAAAGGTGAGACGGCTGATCTCTTTTGTGAACCTTTTCCTGATACAAGTTGGTTACTTCCAATGGACTTTCCCGTTAGAAATCAGCTCCGAACAATGAATAAGAGAAATGTTGAGAATTATGGTAGCATGGTAAAGGTTTCCGGAGATTCACCTTCACAGGCATTATCGTCTGGTTTTGTATATCATCATCTGATTCTTGGctatgatgataatgataaacGTTTCTTTTGTGATCAAGATcaaatctttcttcaaaatgTTTCTTGGGTAATCATGAAATCACATTTTTATTTTGCCCCGGCTTTATTTTTCATTGAATCGTTTGAAAAAGAACTCACAGCCCTCTTTCCAGAAAAAGATACAGTTTTCCATTTCCTAGGTAGGTACTTGTTCTTACCTTCAAATCCTACCTGGGATCTTATAACTAGATACTACGAAACTTATCTGGCAAAATCAGATGAAAAAATCGGCATCCAGGTCAGAACTTTTCAACCTAATATAGTGGCTACTTTCTACGACGCTACATTTACAGATCAGGCAGTTCCGGATACAGTAGTTTCATGTTCATTAGACAATGGCCTGCTGCCTAAAATCGAGACAAACGAATCTGTGACCATCTCACAAAGAAACAGAAAGTCAATAGCTGTTCTGCTAACATCTTTAACCTACAGGTATTTTGACAAAATAAGAGATGCATACTGGGATCATCCGACAGTAAATCGTGATGTGATTGGAATATTTCAAGCAAGTTCAGAAGGGAATCAGAAAACCGGGGATAAGATGCACAATAGGAAAGCATGGGCAGAAATGTACTTGCTTAGTTTGACCGATAAGCTGATCACGAGTCCCTGGTCAACGTTTGGTTATGTAGCTCAAGGTCTCGGAGGGTTGAGACCGTGGATCTTACACATGCCTAGCAATGAAACAGTGCCGAATCCTGCTTGTACTCAAGCCGGGTCAATGGAGCCTTGCTTCCATTTTCCTCCTTCTCATGGCTGCAAAGAGAAATCCGGAATTGATAGTGGTGCATTGGTTCCTCATGTTAGGCATTGTGAGGACTTGAAAAAGGGCCTCAAACTATTTGAACAAAAGGCTAGTTATTAG